The nucleotide window CGCCCGGCGCGGCCGCGCCGTAGCCGTGGCGCACGTGCGAGTGCGGATGCCGCCCCGGCGTCGGATGCGCCCGCCGCCGCTCCGGTGGCTGATGCGCCGGCTGACGACGCGCCGGCTTCCGAGCCGGCCGCCGGAGGACGTCGTGGGCGGGGCCGTGGCCGCGCAGCCGCGGCACCGGCATCGGCCGAAGCCGACGCACCCGAGCCGGCGCCCGCGCCGGTGGAGGATGCCGGTGGAGCGGAGGGGGAGGGAGGCGGCGAAGGTGCCGCACGCCGCCCACGCCGCCGGGGTGGACGGGGCCGCAGCCGCACCGGGCGGGCGAACGGCGGCGACGCCGAGTGAGCCCTGATCCACGAGCGAGCGCCGCGTCCGGACCCGTCCGGGCGCGGCGCTCGCCGCATGTGGAGCCCGCGCCGCTGCCGGCCTCCTTCTGCGATCGCCCGGCGGAGATCGTCGCGCGCGAGCTGCTGGGAGCGCTCCTGGTCTCGGAGGTCGGCGGCGAGCGGTGCCTGTGCGAGATCGTGGAAACCGAGGCGTACGTCGGCCCAGAGGACGACGCGTCGCACGCCGCCGCGCGCTTCGGGCGGACGGCGCGCAACGACGCGATGTTCGGCCCGGCGGGGACGGCGTACGTGTACCTGATCTACGGGGTGCACTGGTGCCTCAATGTGGTGACCGGCGTCGAGGGATTCGGCGCGGCGGTGCTGCTGCGCGCCGCGCGCCCCATCGAGGGTGGGGAGGCGATGCGCGCCCGCCGCCCGGGCCGTCCGGACCGGGACCTGCTACGGGGGCCGGGGAACCTGGCCCGCGCGCTGGGCGTGGACGCGGCCCTGAACCGCCACCCGATGAACGCGCCGCCGCTGTGGATCGCACCCGGCCGCACGGTGTCCGACACCGAAGTCGCCAT belongs to Longimicrobium sp. and includes:
- a CDS encoding DNA-3-methyladenine glycosylase — translated: MSPDPRASAASGPVRARRSPHVEPAPLPASFCDRPAEIVARELLGALLVSEVGGERCLCEIVETEAYVGPEDDASHAAARFGRTARNDAMFGPAGTAYVYLIYGVHWCLNVVTGVEGFGAAVLLRAARPIEGGEAMRARRPGRPDRDLLRGPGNLARALGVDAALNRHPMNAPPLWIAPGRTVSDTEVAIGPRIGITRAADWPLRFWVAGDPHVSKMR